The following coding sequences are from one Salmo trutta chromosome 36, fSalTru1.1, whole genome shotgun sequence window:
- the rp9 gene encoding retinitis pigmentosa 9 protein: MSSRKRSRDSEDRGDRKRHKESKHDVEKLKKQARKLNQEVQKLKHLETFYEKPPPGLIKAEEYKPEDCIPADPGNEDARDFLAHAPTKGLWMPLGKEVKVMQCWRCKRYGHRTGDRECPFFIKGNQKLEQFRVAHEDPMYDLIRENKRNEKETRIQQLQQLLQDTTSSDSDSSSSSSSTGDRKKRKHKKKGKKKDKKKRKKRRKHKSSKTSDCSETD; this comes from the exons ATGTCTAGTAGAAAGAGATCGCGAGACTCGGAGGACAGAGGGGACCGCAAAAGGCACAAGGAATCAAAACACGATGTAGAAAAACTCAAGAAACAAGCGAGAAAACTCAACCAAGAAGTGCAAAAGCTGAAGCATTTGGAGACCTT TTATGAAAAACCTCCTCCTGGGCTCATAAAG GCGGAGGAGTACAAACCAGAGGACTGTATTCCTGCTGATCCAGGAAATGAGGATGCTAGGGACTTCCTGGCTCACGCCCCCACCAAGGGGCTGTGGATGCCTCTGGGGAAGGAGGTGAAAGTGATGCAGT GTTGGAGATGCAAGCGCTATGGACAcaggacaggggacagagagTGTCCCTTCTTCATCAAAGGAAACCAGAAACTGGAGCAGTTCAGAGTG GCACACGAAGACCCAATGTATGACCTGATCCGAGAAAACAAACGCAATGAAAAAGAAACAAG gATCCAGCAGCTGCAGCAACTCCTGCAGGACACCACCTCCTCCGACTCGGacagctcctcctcttcctcctccaccggCGACCGCAAGAAGAGGAAACACAAGAAGAAGGGCAAAAAGAAGgacaagaagaagaggaagaagaggaggaagcacAAGTCCTCCAAAACCAGTGACTGTTCTGAGACCGATTGA